The Carnobacterium divergens nucleotide sequence ATTTAATGAATCATAAAGAAATTCGTGATTTGAATGTTGCCTTTGAATCACGAAAAAAAGAATGTTTTGAAGAACTTCAAACGGTATTTGATAAAGTAGAAGGAGGTCAGATTACAGAATTAATGGTTCACCCAGCATTTATTGATGAAAGTTTGTATTTTAATTCATCTTTTAATATTCAACGAATAAAAGAGGTAGCTATTTTATGTGACCCAGAATTAAAACTATTACTAGAAAATCAGCAGATTGAACTGTGTCATTACGGAGATATTCCTAGTGTAAATCAGTAAGCATCATTCGTATAGATTGAAAATAATTAAACGGAGGAGTAGTAAGAGATGAGAGAAAAGTTTATGAAATCGGCGAGTATTTTTTCCAAAGCAATTATTCAACCCGTTATGTTCATGGCTGTGACAGGGATTATTCTGTCGGTCTGTGCTATTTTGAAACTAGAAATGATGCCTACAGTTTCAAAAGATATAGGTGATTTCATTTTTAATATATTATCCGGAGGGATGATCGGTCAACTGAGTGCAATTTTTTGTGTAGGTATTGCTACTGCTTTAGCAAAACCAAAGTATAAAACAGATGCGGCTATTCTTGGAATTATTACTTATTTAGCCTTTTTATATGCAAATAACGCTTGGCTTACGTTAACTAATCAGTTAGCAAAAGCAGGTGCACAAGGTTTATATGGAACGGGACAAGGGCTTGTTTTTGGAATTCAAGTAACGGATATGGGTGTTTTTCTTGGGATTAGTCTAGGAGTATTGGTAGGATTTATGGTAAATAAATTTGGCGATATCAAGCTTCATAAATATCTTTCGCCCTATTCAGGCACTAAAACAGTCTATATTTTAATTCTTTTTGTTACAATTCTCTTTGCGATTGGCATCACTTATGTGTGGCCAGTTATCAATAATGCTGTTGAAACGATTGTAAAAACTACTACTACATCTGGATCTGTCGGATTTTTCTTTTATGGATTCTTAAATCGCTTATTACTCCCATTAGGATTGCATCATTTTTTATGGATGCCAATTTTTTACACACCACTAGGAGGAACAGCCGAAATTGCAGGACAAGCATACGATGGTGCATTTAATATTTGGTTAGCGGAACTTGGCAACGCAAGTCAAATTACTACAATGCATCCGTCAATTGGTTATTTGGCTAATTTTGGTTCGATTTCACTGCCAATCGGTATTGCATTTGCATTGTGGAAAACAGCTAGACCAGAAAATCGAAAAAAAGTTGCTGCAATCTTGATTCCAACTGTCACCACAGCTTTTTTAGCGGGGGTTACTGAACCATTAGAGTTTTTATTCTTGTTTTTATCTCCGCTATTGTGGTTTGCACATGCGATTGTGTATGGTTTAAGTATGTTTATTACGAATATGGTGGGTATCAATATTCAATTTGATACGGGAATCAATATGATTATTAATAGTTTTGCTTTTCCGATTCGATTAGGACATCAGTATTTAATACCAATTGTATTTTTAGTAACGGCAGCAATGGAATATTTTGTGTTCAAAACATTGATTGTAAAATTAAATATTCAAACTTTAGGACGAGAAGAGAATGGCTCTCTTGAAACAGATAATGAAATAGTAGCTGGAGATTCAGAATTCCCATCACAGATTAAAAATATCGTAGCTGGTTTGGGCGGGGTAGATAATATTGAAAGTATCATTAATTGTTATACACGACTTCGTGTAGATGTTAAAGATGAAACAAAAATTAACATGAACATTTTGAAAGAAGAAGTTCAAGCGTCGGGCATAGTAGATAAAGGGAAACATATTCAAATTATTATTGGTGTTGGTGTAGAAGAAGAAAGAGAAAAGGTAGAAGCTTATATGGAACACTTAAAAGCTACTCGAGTTTAAATAAAAATATTAAATTAATTTTGGAGGAGTCAAATCATGGGAAATAAATTTGTAATGATAGGTGGCGGCTCAACTCAGTCACCAGGAATTTTAGAAGTATTGCGTAAACGTTCAGAAGAATTAAATTTAAGTGATTTAGTTTTGTATGATATTGATGAAGAACGAGTGTCCTTATTAGGTCAGTACACAAAAATGTATTACGATGAAACAGGTTCGAAGGTCAATGTATCCTTCACCACAAACATTGATGAAGCTTTGCAAGGAGCAGACTTCTTATTTATGCAGATTCGTCCTGGTCTTAATAAACAACGAGCAATTGATGAAAAAATATGTTTACGTAACGGAGTAGTTGGCCAGGAAACATGTGGGCTAGGAGGCTTTTCTTTTGCCATGCGAGTGATACCAGCTGTTTTGGAAATTATTCGTAAAGTTAAAGAAATTTGTCCAAAAGCTTGGATTTTGAATTATACAAACCCAGAAGCTATCTTGTCAGAAGCCATCTATCGTGAGTTTCCAGATGCAAATGTATTATGTATTTGTGATATGCCCATCTCAATTGAAGGAGCTATCGCAAAATATTTTAACAAGAACCTTCGTGACCTAACGTTTAAATACTTTGGCTTGAATCATTTTGGCTGGTGGACTAACGTTGTCGATGAGAATGGAAACGATTTGCTACCTAAGCTAAGGGATGATGTTTTGTCTGGGGAAATTGAGACACTCTTAATGTCAAATGATGAGACAGAAGGAGATCAATATTGGATTGATACTTACAAGCAAATGATTAGTTTGTTTAAACGGTTTCCAGAATATTTTCCAAATTGTTATTTACAATATTATTTAACACCAGATGAGATGCTGGCTCATGATAATCCTGATTTTACTCGTGGTGATTTTGTAATGAACGGACGTGAAAAACGAATTTATGACGAATGTCGTCGAGTTATCATGGCGGGAACAGCAAAGGATTCATCACTACATGCTGGAGTTCATGGGAATTACATCGTGGATATAGCCTATGCTATTATTCATAATACAAGAGAACGCTTTACGGTAAATCAAAAAAATCATGGTGCTATTTCCAATTTCGATTCAGAAGCGGTTGTTGAAACTCCAGCATATATTGGATCTATGGGTGCTGAAACCATTAATATTGGTGAAATTCCTGTTATGCAAAAAGGACTTATGGAAATGCAGAAAGCTTACGAAAAGATGACAGTAGATGCAGCGTTATCTGGTTCATATCAAACAGCGTTAGAAGCAGTGATGCTTAATAGAACCATTCCAAATTATACAGTTGGAAAAAAAGTATT carries:
- a CDS encoding PTS transporter subunit EIIC, with translation MREKFMKSASIFSKAIIQPVMFMAVTGIILSVCAILKLEMMPTVSKDIGDFIFNILSGGMIGQLSAIFCVGIATALAKPKYKTDAAILGIITYLAFLYANNAWLTLTNQLAKAGAQGLYGTGQGLVFGIQVTDMGVFLGISLGVLVGFMVNKFGDIKLHKYLSPYSGTKTVYILILFVTILFAIGITYVWPVINNAVETIVKTTTTSGSVGFFFYGFLNRLLLPLGLHHFLWMPIFYTPLGGTAEIAGQAYDGAFNIWLAELGNASQITTMHPSIGYLANFGSISLPIGIAFALWKTARPENRKKVAAILIPTVTTAFLAGVTEPLEFLFLFLSPLLWFAHAIVYGLSMFITNMVGINIQFDTGINMIINSFAFPIRLGHQYLIPIVFLVTAAMEYFVFKTLIVKLNIQTLGREENGSLETDNEIVAGDSEFPSQIKNIVAGLGGVDNIESIINCYTRLRVDVKDETKINMNILKEEVQASGIVDKGKHIQIIIGVGVEEEREKVEAYMEHLKATRV
- a CDS encoding 6-phospho-alpha-glucosidase, whose translation is MGNKFVMIGGGSTQSPGILEVLRKRSEELNLSDLVLYDIDEERVSLLGQYTKMYYDETGSKVNVSFTTNIDEALQGADFLFMQIRPGLNKQRAIDEKICLRNGVVGQETCGLGGFSFAMRVIPAVLEIIRKVKEICPKAWILNYTNPEAILSEAIYREFPDANVLCICDMPISIEGAIAKYFNKNLRDLTFKYFGLNHFGWWTNVVDENGNDLLPKLRDDVLSGEIETLLMSNDETEGDQYWIDTYKQMISLFKRFPEYFPNCYLQYYLTPDEMLAHDNPDFTRGDFVMNGREKRIYDECRRVIMAGTAKDSSLHAGVHGNYIVDIAYAIIHNTRERFTVNQKNHGAISNFDSEAVVETPAYIGSMGAETINIGEIPVMQKGLMEMQKAYEKMTVDAALSGSYQTALEAVMLNRTIPNYTVGKKVLDELYKANKGLWPDLT